The following nucleotide sequence is from Campylobacter coli 76339.
ATTTACAAAAAGAAGATAATTCTAACCCTGTGTTTTATATTAATTATGCTCACGCTAGAATTCATCAAGTTTTTGGCAAAGCGGGTAAAAAAATCGATGATGTAATTGATGCAGATTTGCAAAGTCTAAATCAAGATGGAGTAAATTTGCTTTTTGAAGCTTTAAATTTAAAAGCTGTTTTAACCGATGCTTTTGAGGCGCGCGCTTTACAAAAAATTCCTGATTATCTTAAAAATTTAGCTGCTAGTTTTCATAAGTTTTATAATGAAAACAAAGTTGTAGGCTCTGTTAATGAAAATGATTTATTAAAACTTTTTGCTTTGGTTGCGCTTAGCATTAAGACAGCTTTTGCTCTAATGGGAATTGAAGCTAAAAATAAAATGGAACATTAAAACAGTATTTTTACTGTTTTAATGATTGAGTAAAAATACTGCTATAATTACAATAATAATACCTAAAATTCCTATTTTGTTTAATTTTTCTCTATATAAAATCCACCCACCAAGACAAGTTCCTATGATTCCTATAGCACCCCAAGTTGAATAAGCTATACTTAATGGAACATATTTTAAAGAAAAAGAAAGTAGAAAAAAGGCTAGTATAGCGCTGATGATTGCAGCTATACCCCAAGATTTATGTCTAAAACCATCAGATTTTTTTAATAATAAATTTGCAACGATGTCTAAGAATGCTGATAAAATTATAATTGCTATATACATTTATTCTTTAACCTCTCCTATATTGATTAGGATGATCCCGATGATGGAAAGAGCAATGCCTAACATTTGAGTTGAAGTTAAGCTTTCTTTAAAAAGTATAAAAGAAACTAAAAGTATAAGAATAATGCCTAAAAGTTCCCACACGGCATAAGCAATTCCTACTTGAATTTTTTTAATCGCCTTTCCCATAAAGAAATAAGAAAAAGCTATAAAAATAGCCATAAAACCATAGGCTAAAATAAGATTATCCATTTTTAAAAAACTTGTACCTAAAACTTCAAAAACAATCGCACTGATAAGAAAGAACCAAGCTATAAAGAGTTCTTTTTTTATTAAATTCAAGAAAGCCCTCCTAAAAATAAATGGCAAAATCATATCATTTAAAGCTTTAATTAGCCTTTTTGTTTTATACTTTTAACTTTAGAAATTTTAAAGAAAGTGAGAATTGATGGGACGAGCATTTGAATACCGAAGAGCATCTAAGGAAGCTAGATGGGATAAAATGAGCAAGCTTTTTCCTAAACTTGCCAAAGCTATACAAGTGGCTGCTAAAGAGGGTGGAGCTGATCCTGATATGAATCCTAAGCTAAGAAGTGCTATAGCTACTGCTAAGGCAAATAATATGCCAAAAGATAATATCGATGCAGCGATAAAAAGAGCCAGTGGTAAAGACAGTGCTGATATTAAAAATATCCATTACGAAGGAAAGGCTGCTCACGGAGCTTTGGTTATAGTAGAATGTATGACAGATAATCCTACGCGTACGGTAGCTAATGTAAAAGCTATTTTTAGCAAAAATGGCGGAGAGGTTTTGCAAAACGGTTCTTTGGGTTTTATGTTTGCAAGAAAAGCAGTTTTCCATCTCGAGAAATTTGATGGAGATTTGGAAGAATTAGAACTTGAGCTAATCGATGCAGGGCTTGAAGAACTAGAGCAAAATGAAGAAGAATTAGTAATTAGTGGAGATTATACAGCTTTTGGCGAGCTTAGTACTGCTATAGAAGCTAAGGGCTTGGTTCTTAAAAAAGCAGGACTTGAATATATAGCTAATAATCCGGTGAGTTTTAGCGAAGAGCAACTTGGAGATATAGAAAAGCTTTTAGATAAACTTGAAGATGATGATGATGTCCAAGCTGTTTATACAAATATAGAATAAGGAGAAAAAATGTTAAAAACAATTGATACAAGTAAGGTTAATGAGTATAAATTTGCCCTTGTGGAAACTGAAAAAGGTACAATGAAATTAGAACTTTTTGGTGATGAAGCTCCACAAACTGTTTGTAATTTTGCAAATTTGGCAAATGAGGGTTTTTATAAGGATTTAAATTTTCATCGCGTGATTCCCAATTTTGTGATTCAAGGGGGTTGTCCACACGGTAATGGTATAGGTGGACCTGGATATGAGATTGTTTGTGAGTGTGATGATCAAGCACATAAACACCAACGCGGGACTTTATCTATGGCGCATGCAGGACGCGATACAGGTGGATCTCAATTTTTCATTTGTCACAGTCCACAGCCTCATTTAGATGGAGTTCATACTGTTTTTGGACAAATTAATCCTGAAGATAAAGAAAGCTTAGAAGTGCTAGATTCTATTCGTCAGGGTGATAAAATCATCGATATTAAAATCTGTGATAAAATTTAATTTGCATTAATTTTTTATCTTACCTATAGAGCTAGTCTTTTACTGGACTAGCTAAAATAGCTTCTGTATAAATCTTAGTTAGAAAGTATGATTTTAAATACTTGCTTTAATTTGTTTAATTTTTTAAGTTACAATTTCAGAAATTTTTCTTCTATAAGGCTAATATGCAAGAAATCATTCATTTTATTATCGAAACTGCTAGCGATTGGGGATATTTAGGCATTATTATTTTAATGACTTTAGAGAGTTGTTTTATACCTTTTCCAAGTGAAATCGTGATGATTCCAGCAGGATATTTAGCACATAAGGGTGAGCTTGATATAGTTTTTTGTATATTAAGTGGGGTTTTGGGCTCTGTTTTAGGGGCTTTGATTAATTATTATATTTGCTTTTTTTGGGGTAAAAAATTCGTACTTAGATGGGGTAAATATTTTGGTATTAATGAAGCTAAATTTGCAAAATTTGAAGATTTCTTTAATAAACATGGAGAATTTTCCACCTTTACTTGTAGGCTTTTACCAGGAATTCGTCAGTATATTTCCATGCCTGCGGGTTTGGTTAAAATGAAACTTGTTAATTTTGTGCTTTTTACTGCGCTAGGTAGTGCTATTTGGGTAAGTATACTTGCATTTTTGGGTTATTATATAGGAGAAAATGAAGAACTGATTAAAGCTTATCTGACTCAAATTCTTATTGCTATAGTTATTTTTATAATTTTGGCAAGTTTAATTTATATAAAAATAAAAAAGCCTTTTGCTAAAAAGGCTTAAATTTTATCGCTTACACTTTGTATAGCATTTTTAATTTGCAGTTTTGAATTTTCTAGCTTCATCTTTTCTCTGTCATTAAAATCTAATTCAAAGATTTTTTCCACTCCATTTTTTCCTATGATAGTGGGCAATGAAAATGCTAAATCATCAAAAACCACGCTTACAGGATGTAAGCTTTTTCTATCTTCTAAAACAGCTTTAGCTAAATTTGCACAAGAAGTTCCTATGCCAAATTCGGTTCTTCCTTTGCGTTTATAGATAAAATACCCCTCATCAACAACTGCTTTTTCGATATTTTCTATATCTAATTTTTTACCTATCTTATCGCAAAATGTTAGTAAATTTTGCCCCAAAACGCTAGCAGTAGAAAGGGCGGCAAATTGTGAATCCCCATGTTCTCCTATCATATAAGCGGTGATATCTTTAGGATTAAGATTTAAATCTTTGGCTAGAATTTTTTTAAGCCTAGAACTATCAAGATTGGTTCCACTTCCAAAAACATGGTTTTTAGGTAAAGAGCTTAGAATTTGAGTATAGTAAGTAATTGTATCGTTTGGATTTGTAGCAACGATATATTTACCCTTAAAATTTGCATGTTTTAAACTTAAAACAATATTTTTGAGCTCGGTAATATTGTTTTGAAGCTCGACCAAACGACTTGGTAATTCTTTTAAATTTTCTTTTCTGAAAGCTAGGATGATAATATCACAACTTGCCAGTTTTTCTAAATTTGTAGCATGAATTATTCTTGTGTAAGAAGAATGAATCGCAGACATATCTTCTAAATCTCTTGCGTGTGCTAAGGCTAAATCTTGTTTGATATCATATAAATAAAGTTCGGAGCAAATATTTTGCACAACAATATTATAAGCACTTGCTGCACCTACAAAACCTAAACCCACAATACCGATTTTTGACATTTTATCTCCTTTGCTTTGAAATTCTGTTATAATTATATAAAATTGATTTAAAGAAACTATAAATATGCAAAAGCCTGATATTCAAAGTTTAACAAATTTTCTAA
It contains:
- a CDS encoding Spermidine export protein MdtI; the encoded protein is MYIAIIILSAFLDIVANLLLKKSDGFRHKSWGIAAIISAILAFFLLSFSLKYVPLSIAYSTWGAIGIIGTCLGGWILYREKLNKIGILGIIIVIIAVFLLNH
- a CDS encoding Spermidine export protein MdtJ; the protein is MNLIKKELFIAWFFLISAIVFEVLGTSFLKMDNLILAYGFMAIFIAFSYFFMGKAIKKIQVGIAYAVWELLGIILILLVSFILFKESLTSTQMLGIALSIIGIILINIGEVKE
- a CDS encoding Peptidyl-prolyl cis-trans isomerase, yielding MLKTIDTSKVNEYKFALVETEKGTMKLELFGDEAPQTVCNFANLANEGFYKDLNFHRVIPNFVIQGGCPHGNGIGGPGYEIVCECDDQAHKHQRGTLSMAHAGRDTGGSQFFICHSPQPHLDGVHTVFGQINPEDKESLEVLDSIRQGDKIIDIKICDKI
- a CDS encoding putative integral membrane protein (dedA homolog), whose protein sequence is MQEIIHFIIETASDWGYLGIIILMTLESCFIPFPSEIVMIPAGYLAHKGELDIVFCILSGVLGSVLGALINYYICFFWGKKFVLRWGKYFGINEAKFAKFEDFFNKHGEFSTFTCRLLPGIRQYISMPAGLVKMKLVNFVLFTALGSAIWVSILAFLGYYIGENEELIKAYLTQILIAIVIFIILASLIYIKIKKPFAKKA
- a CDS encoding L-lactate dehydrogenase, producing the protein MSKIGIVGLGFVGAASAYNIVVQNICSELYLYDIKQDLALAHARDLEDMSAIHSSYTRIIHATNLEKLASCDIIILAFRKENLKELPSRLVELQNNITELKNIVLSLKHANFKGKYIVATNPNDTITYYTQILSSLPKNHVFGSGTNLDSSRLKKILAKDLNLNPKDITAYMIGEHGDSQFAALSTASVLGQNLLTFCDKIGKKLDIENIEKAVVDEGYFIYKRKGRTEFGIGTSCANLAKAVLEDRKSLHPVSVVFDDLAFSLPTIIGKNGVEKIFELDFNDREKMKLENSKLQIKNAIQSVSDKI